From a region of the Bombus terrestris chromosome 8, iyBomTerr1.2, whole genome shotgun sequence genome:
- the LOC100643809 gene encoding sister chromatid cohesion protein PDS5 homolog B isoform X3 yields the protein MSEIVYPQGCRSVTEDLGPDELIRRLKTLAHTLQAMGQDEGMYQQYIPLALHLAEEHFLMHQSKDVQLLIACCIADVLRVYAPEAPYKDAEQVKTIFLFLIKQLAGLKDPKDPAFKRYFYLLENLAYVKSFNMCFELEDCQEIFCALFSLMFRIVNDEHSGKVKSFMLDVLCPLITESDIVSNELLDIILMNIVEPNKTQKKNAYLLAKELVIKCSDTLEPYIQAFFNHVLILGKEEKSLQICKKVYDLIYELNHICPSVLLSVLPQLECKLKSSSESERLGAVALLARMFSEKGSQLAVQHTQLWRAFLGRFNDISVSIRIKCVQYSMHFLLNHPELRKDITDTLKLRQHDADESVRYEVVMAIVTTARRDFEVVSDSEDLLEFVKERTLDKKFKIRKEAMAGLAMIYKKHLNDADVPQATKKAVTWIKDKILHGYYMAGMEDRLLVERLLNTCLVPYQLPAGERMKKLYHLLGTIDDHASKAFVELQKHQLAVRRAVVEWLEIVKKPDAMVELVAKIHQISRFLPDPMKVQEFIQKFSAHMRKDSALLQGMETIVQPNVSCKECADTISMVLKKLGQPVMTNLYYNTIKMLLERVSSVMIDEEAIRVLIGYVLDCLKGGNVIEEVGLNPNNAGEKGLRLLVMLSFVFGPHFLHNDILMQLVHLLELEDEMVAPLVLSIFTFLGKYKPLCDVAPDIMNLMVPICKNFAETGTPKQAKQAVRCLFVNMTNIHDTIFPEIIERIKNSLTPTSEYYRTSIVTLGHIAYNLPEKYQVQIKNMVSRKIVKELLVKESSEQTADTIEGDWCREDQLPEETRCRLEGLKCMARWLLGLKTDVLSAQKTFRMLNAFVVNKGDLLQQGRLSKAEMSWLRLQAGCSMLKICEQKGVGDQFTAEQFYNLSQLMVDEVPQVREAFGSKLHKGLGRGIPNKCLPLDFMGYYALAGKEQDKRLKCVLKTYMQTDINKRRDYVKTLSLGTVERAMGKKLNSQLPHILPDYMLVFAVPILAHDPEFTSHLMVNQLKVIQQCLWFILEPLITKNEYYCYGFYKNLIEQMKSHKDALKPEDNNMNYKLWAVCDLAMNVIYTKTTNFDMKEFPSETRIPTMYFKRADELLTNTRNYLPAEMQINMSSPKGKGSLHNTHSVSERPQRRAKSKQQKEVGIGPNETDARPAEASETRIQLPGLEEEIEEPPAKRALRESDKVNK from the exons ATGTCGGAAATAGTTTACCCGCAAGGGTGCAGATCTGTTACAGAAGATCTGGGTCCAGATGAACTTATTAGAAGATTAAAG aCATTAGCTCATACATTACAAGCAATGGGTCAAGATGAAGGAATGTATCAACAATATATACCACTTGCTTTACATTTGGCAGAAGAACATTTTTTAATGCATCAGAGTAAAGATGTACAACTTTTGATTGCATGTTGTATTGCTGATGTTTTGAGGGTTTATGCTCCAGAAGCTCCATATAAAGATGCAGAGCAG GTTAAAACAATATTCTTGTTTCTGATTAAACAACTAGCTGGACTAAAAGATCCAAAAGATCCCgcttttaaaagatatttttatcttcTGGAAAATTTAGCATATGTGAAATCATTTAATATGTGTTTTGAATTAGAGGACTGCCAAGAAATCTTTTGCGCACTTTTTTCTCTTATGTTTAGGATAGTAAA CGATGAACATTCTGGGAAAGTCAAAAGCTTTATGTTAGATGTATTATGTCCACTTATTACAGAATCTGACATTGTTAGCAATGAACTTCTAGATATCATACTTATGAACATTGTAGAACCAAACAAAACACAAAAGAAGAATGCATATTTACTTGCGAAAGAACTGGTGATTAAATGTAGTGATACATTAGAACCATACATTCAAGCA tTCTTTAACCATGTATTGATCTTGGGCAAAGAGGAGAAGAGCTTACAAATTTGCAAGAAAgtgtatgatttaatttatgaGTTAAATCACATATGTCCAAGCGTCTTGCTGTCCGTCCTACCACAATTAGAATGTAAACTAAAATCTTCCTCTGAATCTGAAAGATTGGGTGCTGTAGCATTATTAGCAAGAATGTTTTCTGAGAAAGGATCTCAGTTAGCTGTGCAACACACACAATTGTGGCGTGCATTTTTAGGAAGATTTAATGACATCAGTGTATCAATTCGTATCAAATGTGTGCAGTATTCAatgcattttttattaaacCATCCTGAACTGAGAAAAGATATTACTGATACGTTAAAGTTAAGACAACATGATGCAGATGAAAGTGTACGATATGAAGTTGTTATGGCTATAGTGACCACTGCTAGAAGGGATTTCGAAGTGGTATCAGACAGTGAAGATTTGTTAGAATTTGTTAAAGAAAGAACATTAGATAAAAAG TTTAAAATCAGGAAAGAAGCAATGGCAGGATTAGCAATGATATATAAGAAACATTTGAATGATGCGGATGTACCGCAAGCTACGAAAAAGGCTGTTACTtggataaaagataaaatattacatgGTTATTATATGGCAGGAATGGAAGATAGATTACTAGTAGAAAGATTACTAAACACTTGTTTAGTACCTTACCAACTACCAGCTggtgaaagaatgaaaaaattgtatcatTTATTAGGTACAATTGATGATCATGCATCTAAAGCATTTGTAGAATTACAAAAGCATCAGCTTGC tgTACGAAGAGCAGTGGTTGAATGGTTAGAAATTGTAAAAAAGCCAGACGCAATGGTTGAACTTGTAGCTAAGATTCATCAGATATCTCGCTTTTTACCAGATCCTATGAAAGTTCAAGAATTTATACAAAAGTTCAGTGCTCACATGAGAAAAGATTCGGCTTTATTACAAGGTATGGAAACAATAGTTCAACCAAATGTTTCTTGTAAAGAGTGTGCAGATACAATAAGTATGGTTCTTAAAAAATTGGGTCAACCTGTCATGACGAATTTGTATTACAACACAATAAAAATGCTATTGGAAAGAGTAAGTTCTGTAATGATTGATGAAGAAGCAATTAGG GTCTTAATTGGATATGTATTAGATTGTTTAAAAGGTGGCAATGTAATAGAAGAAGTTGGACTTAATCCGAACAACGCAGGTGAAAAGGGTTTGAGGTTACTCGTG ATGCTTTCATTTGTATTTGGTCCACATTTTCTTCATAATGATATTTTGATGCAACTTGTCCATCTTTTGGAATTGGAAGATGAAATGGTAGCACCGTTGGTTCTTTCGATTTTCACATTTTTAGGGAAATATAAACCTTTATGTGATGTTGCACCGGATATTATGAACCTTATGGTTCCAATATGTAAAAATTTCGCAGAAACAGGAACACCAAAACAAGCAAAACAAGCTGTCAGgtgtttatttgttaatatgACCAATATTCATGATACTATTTTCCCTGAAATtattgaaagaattaaaaatagccTTACACCAACTTCAGAATATTATCGAACATCTATAGTTACATTAGGTCACATAGCTTATAATTTACCAGAAAAGTATCaagtacaaataaaaaatatggtgTCTAGGAAG ATAGTCAAGGAGTTATTAGTGAAAGAAAGCAGTGAACAAACTGCTGATACCATTGAGGGAGACTGGTGCAGGGAAGATCAATTACCTGAAGAAACACGTTGTAGATTAGAAGGATTGAAGTGCATGGCACGCTGGTTACTAGGATTGAAGACTGATGTGCTCTCTGCACAAAAAACGTTTAGAATGCTGAATGCATTTGTAGTGAACAAAGGAGATCTTTTGCAGCAGGGTCGTTTAAGTAAAGCAGAAATGAGTTGGTTGCGCTTACAAGCTGGTTGTTCAATGCTGAAGATTTGCGAACAAAAAGGTGTTGGTGATCAATTTACAGCAGAACAATTCTATAATTTATCTCAGCTCATGGTG GATGAAGTTCCACAAGTGAGGGAAGCTTTTGGTAGCAAATTACATAAAGGACTTGGAAGAGGAATTCCAAATAAGTGTTTGCCACTAGACTTTATGGGTTATTATGCACTTGCTGGCAAAGAACAGGACAAAAGATTAAAATGTGTTTTAAAAACTTATATGCAAACTGATATAAATAAAAGGAGAGATTATGTTAAGACATTGTCATTGGGTACAGTGGAACGGGCCATGGGTAAGAAACTAAATA GTCAACTGCCTCACATTCTTCCTGATTATATGCTAGTATTTGCAGTCCCTATTCTTGCACATGATCCTGAATTTACAAGTCATTTGATGGTTAATCAGTTGAAAGTGATACAACAATGTTTGTGGTTTATATTAGAACCCCTTATaacgaaaaatgaatattattgttATGGTTTTTATAAAAATCTCATAGAACAAATGAAGAGTCATAAGGATGCTTTAAAACCTGAGGATAATAACatgaattat AAATTGTGGGCTGTTTGCGATTTGGCTATGAATGTGATATATACAAAAACGACAAATTTCGATATGAAAGAATTTCCAAGTGAAACACGAATTCCCACCATGTACTTCAAACGAGCGGATGAATTGTTGACTAACACTAGGAATTACTTACCTGCTGAAATGCAGATAAACATGTCGAGTCCTAAAGGAAAGGGTTCTCTTCATAATACACATTCTGTCAGTGAAAGACCACAACGTAGGGCAAAGTCCAAACAACAGAAGGAAGTGGGCATTGGGCCGAACGAAACTGATGCAAGG CCAGCGGAAGCATCAGAAACTAGAATTCAATTACCTGGTTTAGAGGAAGAA ATTGAAGAACCACCAGCAAAGAGGGCATTAAGAGAATCAgacaaagtaaataaataa
- the LOC100643809 gene encoding sister chromatid cohesion protein PDS5 homolog B-B isoform X1, with protein MSEIVYPQGCRSVTEDLGPDELIRRLKTLAHTLQAMGQDEGMYQQYIPLALHLAEEHFLMHQSKDVQLLIACCIADVLRVYAPEAPYKDAEQVKTIFLFLIKQLAGLKDPKDPAFKRYFYLLENLAYVKSFNMCFELEDCQEIFCALFSLMFRIVNDEHSGKVKSFMLDVLCPLITESDIVSNELLDIILMNIVEPNKTQKKNAYLLAKELVIKCSDTLEPYIQAFFNHVLILGKEEKSLQICKKVYDLIYELNHICPSVLLSVLPQLECKLKSSSESERLGAVALLARMFSEKGSQLAVQHTQLWRAFLGRFNDISVSIRIKCVQYSMHFLLNHPELRKDITDTLKLRQHDADESVRYEVVMAIVTTARRDFEVVSDSEDLLEFVKERTLDKKFKIRKEAMAGLAMIYKKHLNDADVPQATKKAVTWIKDKILHGYYMAGMEDRLLVERLLNTCLVPYQLPAGERMKKLYHLLGTIDDHASKAFVELQKHQLAVRRAVVEWLEIVKKPDAMVELVAKIHQISRFLPDPMKVQEFIQKFSAHMRKDSALLQGMETIVQPNVSCKECADTISMVLKKLGQPVMTNLYYNTIKMLLERVSSVMIDEEAIRVLIGYVLDCLKGGNVIEEVGLNPNNAGEKGLRLLVMLSFVFGPHFLHNDILMQLVHLLELEDEMVAPLVLSIFTFLGKYKPLCDVAPDIMNLMVPICKNFAETGTPKQAKQAVRCLFVNMTNIHDTIFPEIIERIKNSLTPTSEYYRTSIVTLGHIAYNLPEKYQVQIKNMVSRKIVKELLVKESSEQTADTIEGDWCREDQLPEETRCRLEGLKCMARWLLGLKTDVLSAQKTFRMLNAFVVNKGDLLQQGRLSKAEMSWLRLQAGCSMLKICEQKGVGDQFTAEQFYNLSQLMVDEVPQVREAFGSKLHKGLGRGIPNKCLPLDFMGYYALAGKEQDKRLKCVLKTYMQTDINKRRDYVKTLSLGTVERAMGKKLNSQLPHILPDYMLVFAVPILAHDPEFTSHLMVNQLKVIQQCLWFILEPLITKNEYYCYGFYKNLIEQMKSHKDALKPEDNNMNYKLWAVCDLAMNVIYTKTTNFDMKEFPSETRIPTMYFKRADELLTNTRNYLPAEMQINMSSPKGKGSLHNTHSVSERPQRRAKSKQQKEVGIGPNETDARLQIGEVECIDAQPAEASETRIQLPGLEEEIEEPPAKRALRESDKVNK; from the exons ATGTCGGAAATAGTTTACCCGCAAGGGTGCAGATCTGTTACAGAAGATCTGGGTCCAGATGAACTTATTAGAAGATTAAAG aCATTAGCTCATACATTACAAGCAATGGGTCAAGATGAAGGAATGTATCAACAATATATACCACTTGCTTTACATTTGGCAGAAGAACATTTTTTAATGCATCAGAGTAAAGATGTACAACTTTTGATTGCATGTTGTATTGCTGATGTTTTGAGGGTTTATGCTCCAGAAGCTCCATATAAAGATGCAGAGCAG GTTAAAACAATATTCTTGTTTCTGATTAAACAACTAGCTGGACTAAAAGATCCAAAAGATCCCgcttttaaaagatatttttatcttcTGGAAAATTTAGCATATGTGAAATCATTTAATATGTGTTTTGAATTAGAGGACTGCCAAGAAATCTTTTGCGCACTTTTTTCTCTTATGTTTAGGATAGTAAA CGATGAACATTCTGGGAAAGTCAAAAGCTTTATGTTAGATGTATTATGTCCACTTATTACAGAATCTGACATTGTTAGCAATGAACTTCTAGATATCATACTTATGAACATTGTAGAACCAAACAAAACACAAAAGAAGAATGCATATTTACTTGCGAAAGAACTGGTGATTAAATGTAGTGATACATTAGAACCATACATTCAAGCA tTCTTTAACCATGTATTGATCTTGGGCAAAGAGGAGAAGAGCTTACAAATTTGCAAGAAAgtgtatgatttaatttatgaGTTAAATCACATATGTCCAAGCGTCTTGCTGTCCGTCCTACCACAATTAGAATGTAAACTAAAATCTTCCTCTGAATCTGAAAGATTGGGTGCTGTAGCATTATTAGCAAGAATGTTTTCTGAGAAAGGATCTCAGTTAGCTGTGCAACACACACAATTGTGGCGTGCATTTTTAGGAAGATTTAATGACATCAGTGTATCAATTCGTATCAAATGTGTGCAGTATTCAatgcattttttattaaacCATCCTGAACTGAGAAAAGATATTACTGATACGTTAAAGTTAAGACAACATGATGCAGATGAAAGTGTACGATATGAAGTTGTTATGGCTATAGTGACCACTGCTAGAAGGGATTTCGAAGTGGTATCAGACAGTGAAGATTTGTTAGAATTTGTTAAAGAAAGAACATTAGATAAAAAG TTTAAAATCAGGAAAGAAGCAATGGCAGGATTAGCAATGATATATAAGAAACATTTGAATGATGCGGATGTACCGCAAGCTACGAAAAAGGCTGTTACTtggataaaagataaaatattacatgGTTATTATATGGCAGGAATGGAAGATAGATTACTAGTAGAAAGATTACTAAACACTTGTTTAGTACCTTACCAACTACCAGCTggtgaaagaatgaaaaaattgtatcatTTATTAGGTACAATTGATGATCATGCATCTAAAGCATTTGTAGAATTACAAAAGCATCAGCTTGC tgTACGAAGAGCAGTGGTTGAATGGTTAGAAATTGTAAAAAAGCCAGACGCAATGGTTGAACTTGTAGCTAAGATTCATCAGATATCTCGCTTTTTACCAGATCCTATGAAAGTTCAAGAATTTATACAAAAGTTCAGTGCTCACATGAGAAAAGATTCGGCTTTATTACAAGGTATGGAAACAATAGTTCAACCAAATGTTTCTTGTAAAGAGTGTGCAGATACAATAAGTATGGTTCTTAAAAAATTGGGTCAACCTGTCATGACGAATTTGTATTACAACACAATAAAAATGCTATTGGAAAGAGTAAGTTCTGTAATGATTGATGAAGAAGCAATTAGG GTCTTAATTGGATATGTATTAGATTGTTTAAAAGGTGGCAATGTAATAGAAGAAGTTGGACTTAATCCGAACAACGCAGGTGAAAAGGGTTTGAGGTTACTCGTG ATGCTTTCATTTGTATTTGGTCCACATTTTCTTCATAATGATATTTTGATGCAACTTGTCCATCTTTTGGAATTGGAAGATGAAATGGTAGCACCGTTGGTTCTTTCGATTTTCACATTTTTAGGGAAATATAAACCTTTATGTGATGTTGCACCGGATATTATGAACCTTATGGTTCCAATATGTAAAAATTTCGCAGAAACAGGAACACCAAAACAAGCAAAACAAGCTGTCAGgtgtttatttgttaatatgACCAATATTCATGATACTATTTTCCCTGAAATtattgaaagaattaaaaatagccTTACACCAACTTCAGAATATTATCGAACATCTATAGTTACATTAGGTCACATAGCTTATAATTTACCAGAAAAGTATCaagtacaaataaaaaatatggtgTCTAGGAAG ATAGTCAAGGAGTTATTAGTGAAAGAAAGCAGTGAACAAACTGCTGATACCATTGAGGGAGACTGGTGCAGGGAAGATCAATTACCTGAAGAAACACGTTGTAGATTAGAAGGATTGAAGTGCATGGCACGCTGGTTACTAGGATTGAAGACTGATGTGCTCTCTGCACAAAAAACGTTTAGAATGCTGAATGCATTTGTAGTGAACAAAGGAGATCTTTTGCAGCAGGGTCGTTTAAGTAAAGCAGAAATGAGTTGGTTGCGCTTACAAGCTGGTTGTTCAATGCTGAAGATTTGCGAACAAAAAGGTGTTGGTGATCAATTTACAGCAGAACAATTCTATAATTTATCTCAGCTCATGGTG GATGAAGTTCCACAAGTGAGGGAAGCTTTTGGTAGCAAATTACATAAAGGACTTGGAAGAGGAATTCCAAATAAGTGTTTGCCACTAGACTTTATGGGTTATTATGCACTTGCTGGCAAAGAACAGGACAAAAGATTAAAATGTGTTTTAAAAACTTATATGCAAACTGATATAAATAAAAGGAGAGATTATGTTAAGACATTGTCATTGGGTACAGTGGAACGGGCCATGGGTAAGAAACTAAATA GTCAACTGCCTCACATTCTTCCTGATTATATGCTAGTATTTGCAGTCCCTATTCTTGCACATGATCCTGAATTTACAAGTCATTTGATGGTTAATCAGTTGAAAGTGATACAACAATGTTTGTGGTTTATATTAGAACCCCTTATaacgaaaaatgaatattattgttATGGTTTTTATAAAAATCTCATAGAACAAATGAAGAGTCATAAGGATGCTTTAAAACCTGAGGATAATAACatgaattat AAATTGTGGGCTGTTTGCGATTTGGCTATGAATGTGATATATACAAAAACGACAAATTTCGATATGAAAGAATTTCCAAGTGAAACACGAATTCCCACCATGTACTTCAAACGAGCGGATGAATTGTTGACTAACACTAGGAATTACTTACCTGCTGAAATGCAGATAAACATGTCGAGTCCTAAAGGAAAGGGTTCTCTTCATAATACACATTCTGTCAGTGAAAGACCACAACGTAGGGCAAAGTCCAAACAACAGAAGGAAGTGGGCATTGGGCCGAACGAAACTGATGCAAGG CTGCAAATTGGAGAAGTGGAATGTATTGATGCGCag CCAGCGGAAGCATCAGAAACTAGAATTCAATTACCTGGTTTAGAGGAAGAA ATTGAAGAACCACCAGCAAAGAGGGCATTAAGAGAATCAgacaaagtaaataaataa
- the LOC100643809 gene encoding sister chromatid cohesion protein PDS5 homolog B-B isoform X2 encodes MSEIVYPQGCRSVTEDLGPDELIRRLKTLAHTLQAMGQDEGMYQQYIPLALHLAEEHFLMHQSKDVQLLIACCIADVLRVYAPEAPYKDAEQVKTIFLFLIKQLAGLKDPKDPAFKRYFYLLENLAYVKSFNMCFELEDCQEIFCALFSLMFRIVNDEHSGKVKSFMLDVLCPLITESDIVSNELLDIILMNIVEPNKTQKKNAYLLAKELVIKCSDTLEPYIQAFFNHVLILGKEEKSLQICKKVYDLIYELNHICPSVLLSVLPQLECKLKSSSESERLGAVALLARMFSEKGSQLAVQHTQLWRAFLGRFNDISVSIRIKCVQYSMHFLLNHPELRKDITDTLKLRQHDADESVRYEVVMAIVTTARRDFEVVSDSEDLLEFVKERTLDKKFKIRKEAMAGLAMIYKKHLNDADVPQATKKAVTWIKDKILHGYYMAGMEDRLLVERLLNTCLVPYQLPAGERMKKLYHLLGTIDDHASKAFVELQKHQLAVRRAVVEWLEIVKKPDAMVELVAKIHQISRFLPDPMKVQEFIQKFSAHMRKDSALLQGMETIVQPNVSCKECADTISMVLKKLGQPVMTNLYYNTIKMLLERVSSVMIDEEAIRVLIGYVLDCLKGGNVIEEVGLNPNNAGEKGLRLLVMLSFVFGPHFLHNDILMQLVHLLELEDEMVAPLVLSIFTFLGKYKPLCDVAPDIMNLMVPICKNFAETGTPKQAKQAVRCLFVNMTNIHDTIFPEIIERIKNSLTPTSEYYRTSIVTLGHIAYNLPEKYQVQIKNMVSRKIVKELLVKESSEQTADTIEGDWCREDQLPEETRCRLEGLKCMARWLLGLKTDVLSAQKTFRMLNAFVVNKGDLLQQGRLSKAEMSWLRLQAGCSMLKICEQKGVGDQFTAEQFYNLSQLMVDEVPQVREAFGSKLHKGLGRGIPNKCLPLDFMGYYALAGKEQDKRLKCVLKTYMQTDINKRRDYVKTLSLGTVERAMGQLPHILPDYMLVFAVPILAHDPEFTSHLMVNQLKVIQQCLWFILEPLITKNEYYCYGFYKNLIEQMKSHKDALKPEDNNMNYKLWAVCDLAMNVIYTKTTNFDMKEFPSETRIPTMYFKRADELLTNTRNYLPAEMQINMSSPKGKGSLHNTHSVSERPQRRAKSKQQKEVGIGPNETDARLQIGEVECIDAQPAEASETRIQLPGLEEEIEEPPAKRALRESDKVNK; translated from the exons ATGTCGGAAATAGTTTACCCGCAAGGGTGCAGATCTGTTACAGAAGATCTGGGTCCAGATGAACTTATTAGAAGATTAAAG aCATTAGCTCATACATTACAAGCAATGGGTCAAGATGAAGGAATGTATCAACAATATATACCACTTGCTTTACATTTGGCAGAAGAACATTTTTTAATGCATCAGAGTAAAGATGTACAACTTTTGATTGCATGTTGTATTGCTGATGTTTTGAGGGTTTATGCTCCAGAAGCTCCATATAAAGATGCAGAGCAG GTTAAAACAATATTCTTGTTTCTGATTAAACAACTAGCTGGACTAAAAGATCCAAAAGATCCCgcttttaaaagatatttttatcttcTGGAAAATTTAGCATATGTGAAATCATTTAATATGTGTTTTGAATTAGAGGACTGCCAAGAAATCTTTTGCGCACTTTTTTCTCTTATGTTTAGGATAGTAAA CGATGAACATTCTGGGAAAGTCAAAAGCTTTATGTTAGATGTATTATGTCCACTTATTACAGAATCTGACATTGTTAGCAATGAACTTCTAGATATCATACTTATGAACATTGTAGAACCAAACAAAACACAAAAGAAGAATGCATATTTACTTGCGAAAGAACTGGTGATTAAATGTAGTGATACATTAGAACCATACATTCAAGCA tTCTTTAACCATGTATTGATCTTGGGCAAAGAGGAGAAGAGCTTACAAATTTGCAAGAAAgtgtatgatttaatttatgaGTTAAATCACATATGTCCAAGCGTCTTGCTGTCCGTCCTACCACAATTAGAATGTAAACTAAAATCTTCCTCTGAATCTGAAAGATTGGGTGCTGTAGCATTATTAGCAAGAATGTTTTCTGAGAAAGGATCTCAGTTAGCTGTGCAACACACACAATTGTGGCGTGCATTTTTAGGAAGATTTAATGACATCAGTGTATCAATTCGTATCAAATGTGTGCAGTATTCAatgcattttttattaaacCATCCTGAACTGAGAAAAGATATTACTGATACGTTAAAGTTAAGACAACATGATGCAGATGAAAGTGTACGATATGAAGTTGTTATGGCTATAGTGACCACTGCTAGAAGGGATTTCGAAGTGGTATCAGACAGTGAAGATTTGTTAGAATTTGTTAAAGAAAGAACATTAGATAAAAAG TTTAAAATCAGGAAAGAAGCAATGGCAGGATTAGCAATGATATATAAGAAACATTTGAATGATGCGGATGTACCGCAAGCTACGAAAAAGGCTGTTACTtggataaaagataaaatattacatgGTTATTATATGGCAGGAATGGAAGATAGATTACTAGTAGAAAGATTACTAAACACTTGTTTAGTACCTTACCAACTACCAGCTggtgaaagaatgaaaaaattgtatcatTTATTAGGTACAATTGATGATCATGCATCTAAAGCATTTGTAGAATTACAAAAGCATCAGCTTGC tgTACGAAGAGCAGTGGTTGAATGGTTAGAAATTGTAAAAAAGCCAGACGCAATGGTTGAACTTGTAGCTAAGATTCATCAGATATCTCGCTTTTTACCAGATCCTATGAAAGTTCAAGAATTTATACAAAAGTTCAGTGCTCACATGAGAAAAGATTCGGCTTTATTACAAGGTATGGAAACAATAGTTCAACCAAATGTTTCTTGTAAAGAGTGTGCAGATACAATAAGTATGGTTCTTAAAAAATTGGGTCAACCTGTCATGACGAATTTGTATTACAACACAATAAAAATGCTATTGGAAAGAGTAAGTTCTGTAATGATTGATGAAGAAGCAATTAGG GTCTTAATTGGATATGTATTAGATTGTTTAAAAGGTGGCAATGTAATAGAAGAAGTTGGACTTAATCCGAACAACGCAGGTGAAAAGGGTTTGAGGTTACTCGTG ATGCTTTCATTTGTATTTGGTCCACATTTTCTTCATAATGATATTTTGATGCAACTTGTCCATCTTTTGGAATTGGAAGATGAAATGGTAGCACCGTTGGTTCTTTCGATTTTCACATTTTTAGGGAAATATAAACCTTTATGTGATGTTGCACCGGATATTATGAACCTTATGGTTCCAATATGTAAAAATTTCGCAGAAACAGGAACACCAAAACAAGCAAAACAAGCTGTCAGgtgtttatttgttaatatgACCAATATTCATGATACTATTTTCCCTGAAATtattgaaagaattaaaaatagccTTACACCAACTTCAGAATATTATCGAACATCTATAGTTACATTAGGTCACATAGCTTATAATTTACCAGAAAAGTATCaagtacaaataaaaaatatggtgTCTAGGAAG ATAGTCAAGGAGTTATTAGTGAAAGAAAGCAGTGAACAAACTGCTGATACCATTGAGGGAGACTGGTGCAGGGAAGATCAATTACCTGAAGAAACACGTTGTAGATTAGAAGGATTGAAGTGCATGGCACGCTGGTTACTAGGATTGAAGACTGATGTGCTCTCTGCACAAAAAACGTTTAGAATGCTGAATGCATTTGTAGTGAACAAAGGAGATCTTTTGCAGCAGGGTCGTTTAAGTAAAGCAGAAATGAGTTGGTTGCGCTTACAAGCTGGTTGTTCAATGCTGAAGATTTGCGAACAAAAAGGTGTTGGTGATCAATTTACAGCAGAACAATTCTATAATTTATCTCAGCTCATGGTG GATGAAGTTCCACAAGTGAGGGAAGCTTTTGGTAGCAAATTACATAAAGGACTTGGAAGAGGAATTCCAAATAAGTGTTTGCCACTAGACTTTATGGGTTATTATGCACTTGCTGGCAAAGAACAGGACAAAAGATTAAAATGTGTTTTAAAAACTTATATGCAAACTGATATAAATAAAAGGAGAGATTATGTTAAGACATTGTCATTGGGTACAGTGGAACGGGCCATGG GTCAACTGCCTCACATTCTTCCTGATTATATGCTAGTATTTGCAGTCCCTATTCTTGCACATGATCCTGAATTTACAAGTCATTTGATGGTTAATCAGTTGAAAGTGATACAACAATGTTTGTGGTTTATATTAGAACCCCTTATaacgaaaaatgaatattattgttATGGTTTTTATAAAAATCTCATAGAACAAATGAAGAGTCATAAGGATGCTTTAAAACCTGAGGATAATAACatgaattat AAATTGTGGGCTGTTTGCGATTTGGCTATGAATGTGATATATACAAAAACGACAAATTTCGATATGAAAGAATTTCCAAGTGAAACACGAATTCCCACCATGTACTTCAAACGAGCGGATGAATTGTTGACTAACACTAGGAATTACTTACCTGCTGAAATGCAGATAAACATGTCGAGTCCTAAAGGAAAGGGTTCTCTTCATAATACACATTCTGTCAGTGAAAGACCACAACGTAGGGCAAAGTCCAAACAACAGAAGGAAGTGGGCATTGGGCCGAACGAAACTGATGCAAGG CTGCAAATTGGAGAAGTGGAATGTATTGATGCGCag CCAGCGGAAGCATCAGAAACTAGAATTCAATTACCTGGTTTAGAGGAAGAA ATTGAAGAACCACCAGCAAAGAGGGCATTAAGAGAATCAgacaaagtaaataaataa